One genomic window of bacterium includes the following:
- a CDS encoding PfkB family carbohydrate kinase codes for MSVLVVGSVAMDTIETPFGKVSNALGGSAVYSSFSASFFSPVKMVAVIGNDFPKEYKDILREKEIDLQGLQEEEGKTFHWEGFYDYDLNTAHTISTELNVFENFEPVIPEFYKNTPYVFLANIDPELQLKVLNSIKHPKLVVGDTMNFWIDKKRDALLETLKKIDILIVNDAEARDLSDESNLIKAAKKIRSFGPKSLIIKKGEHGALLFSNDSIFSAPAFPLESIYDPTGAGDTFAGGFIGYLARTGDLSDDNMRRAVIKGSTMASFCVENFTLNRMRNLTETEINARCRKLKELSHFENI; via the coding sequence ATGTCAGTACTTGTAGTCGGTTCAGTGGCAATGGATACGATTGAAACGCCATTCGGCAAGGTTAGTAACGCGTTAGGCGGTTCCGCGGTTTACTCGTCCTTTTCCGCGTCATTTTTTTCCCCTGTAAAAATGGTGGCGGTAATCGGAAATGATTTTCCAAAAGAATACAAAGATATACTTAGAGAAAAGGAAATTGACCTCCAGGGATTGCAGGAAGAAGAAGGAAAAACATTTCACTGGGAGGGTTTTTATGATTATGATTTGAACACAGCGCATACAATAAGCACGGAATTGAATGTCTTTGAGAATTTTGAGCCCGTCATTCCTGAATTTTATAAAAATACTCCTTATGTTTTTCTGGCAAATATTGATCCTGAACTGCAGTTAAAAGTATTGAATTCAATTAAACACCCGAAACTTGTAGTAGGTGATACAATGAATTTCTGGATTGATAAAAAGAGAGACGCCCTCCTGGAAACTTTGAAAAAAATTGATATTTTAATTGTTAACGATGCTGAAGCGAGAGATTTATCTGATGAATCGAACCTGATAAAGGCGGCAAAAAAGATTAGGTCGTTTGGGCCTAAAAGCTTAATTATAAAAAAAGGAGAACACGGCGCCCTGCTTTTCAGCAATGACAGTATTTTTTCCGCTCCCGCGTTTCCGCTGGAATCTATTTATGATCCTACCGGCGCGGGGGACACATTTGCCGGCGGCTTTATCGGGTATTTGGCAAGAACGGGTGATTTAAGTGACGATAATATGCGCCGCGCTGTGATAAAAGGAAGCACGATGGCATCGTTTTGCGTGGAGAATTTTACATTAAACCG
- the lipA gene encoding lipoyl synthase, translating into MLKLPGWIKKDIPRKRILLNAESGGTYSILKNYKLNTVCQEAKCPNIYGCFNKKTATFMILGSRCTRSCKFCGVEKGRVSKIDEDEPLRIVEAAKKLDLKYVVITSVTRDDLPDGGARQFAKVIKLIREELSGVRVEVLVPDFSGDNNSIDILIDEGPDVFNHNIETVPRLYEIIRPGADYYRSLAILKYVKKNKKNIYTKSGLMLGLGEKKGEVIAVLNDLKKNKCDFITIGQYFKPGRKNIDVSEYITKDKFVEFENIAKDMGFLGVFSGTWVRSSFHAEEMMNIGARFMNPP; encoded by the coding sequence ATGTTGAAACTTCCCGGGTGGATAAAGAAGGACATTCCCCGTAAAAGAATATTGTTAAACGCGGAATCCGGCGGGACTTACAGCATTTTAAAAAATTATAAATTAAATACGGTTTGCCAGGAAGCAAAATGTCCTAATATATACGGATGTTTTAATAAAAAGACCGCTACTTTTATGATTTTAGGCAGCAGGTGCACGAGGTCGTGTAAATTTTGCGGTGTTGAAAAAGGCCGTGTATCAAAAATAGATGAAGATGAACCTTTAAGGATTGTTGAAGCGGCAAAAAAATTAGATCTTAAATACGTGGTAATCACATCAGTGACAAGGGATGATTTGCCTGACGGCGGCGCGCGGCAATTCGCAAAAGTAATAAAATTGATCCGGGAGGAATTATCCGGTGTAAGGGTTGAAGTGCTTGTCCCTGATTTTTCAGGGGACAATAATTCGATAGATATTCTTATTGACGAGGGACCTGATGTTTTTAACCATAATATTGAAACTGTTCCGCGTTTATATGAAATAATACGTCCGGGAGCGGATTATTACAGGTCTTTAGCGATTTTAAAATATGTTAAAAAAAATAAAAAAAATATTTATACAAAATCAGGTTTAATGCTCGGACTCGGAGAGAAAAAAGGAGAGGTAATAGCAGTCTTGAATGACCTGAAAAAGAATAAATGTGATTTTATAACAATCGGCCAGTATTTTAAGCCCGGGAGAAAAAATATTGATGTATCTGAATATATAACAAAAGACAAATTTGTTGAATTTGAAAATATCGCAAAAGATATGGGTTTCCTGGGAGTATTTTCAGGAACGTGGGTGAGAAGCTCATTTCACGCGGAAGAGATGATGAACATAGGGGCGCGGTTCATGAACCCGCCCTGA
- the lpdA gene encoding dihydrolipoyl dehydrogenase has product MSYDILIIGGGPGGYVSAIRAAQLGAKVCVVEKDKVGGTCLNRGCIPTKSILSSVKLLSQIKEAAEFGIKVEKYEHNCKAIVDRKNTIVEKSVQGIEFLFKSYGVDLIRGEGIIKTKNIVSVKNQDGVKEIETKNIIIATGSEPAQIPIFQIDGKKVITSTEALNLSELPESILIIGGGVIGCEFATIFNELGVKITIVEMMPNIIPTEDVQIARRLQGILKKRGININTNSKIISLVKSGNKVTIELESREKFESDMVLVSIGRSINSKNIGLENIGVQTGQRGEIIVNDYMETNVPGVYAIGDVTAKVMLAHVASAQGRQAVENILHEKRPMDYSIIPSCIFTHPEIGSVGLTETRAKDKGIDVTTGTFQFAGLGKAQAMGETEGIARLVVEKNTDRVIGGQIIGPDATSLIAEVALGIRLKATSKDIGETIHAHPTLPEAVMEAAEDVHGLSCHLAKKRKADK; this is encoded by the coding sequence ATGAGTTATGATATTTTAATCATCGGGGGCGGACCGGGCGGGTATGTTTCTGCCATACGCGCGGCACAGCTTGGCGCAAAAGTATGCGTTGTGGAAAAAGATAAAGTCGGGGGTACGTGCCTTAACCGGGGCTGTATCCCGACAAAGTCAATTTTATCCAGCGTTAAACTTTTATCACAGATAAAAGAAGCCGCGGAGTTTGGCATAAAAGTTGAAAAATATGAGCATAATTGCAAAGCGATTGTTGACAGGAAGAATACAATAGTTGAAAAATCCGTCCAGGGGATTGAATTTCTATTTAAGAGCTACGGTGTGGACCTCATAAGAGGCGAGGGAATAATAAAAACAAAAAATATTGTTTCAGTTAAAAACCAGGACGGTGTTAAAGAAATAGAAACAAAAAATATAATAATCGCCACAGGGTCAGAACCGGCGCAGATACCAATATTTCAGATTGACGGGAAAAAAGTTATTACAAGTACGGAGGCATTAAACCTTTCGGAATTGCCGGAAAGTATTTTGATAATAGGAGGCGGGGTAATAGGGTGCGAGTTTGCTACGATTTTTAATGAACTTGGAGTTAAAATAACAATAGTTGAAATGATGCCGAACATCATACCCACCGAAGATGTGCAGATTGCAAGACGCCTGCAGGGAATTCTGAAAAAACGCGGTATAAACATAAACACCAACAGCAAGATAATATCGCTGGTGAAAAGCGGGAATAAGGTAACAATTGAATTGGAATCCAGGGAAAAATTTGAAAGCGATATGGTCCTTGTGTCTATCGGGAGAAGCATAAATTCCAAAAATATAGGCCTGGAAAATATAGGGGTCCAGACCGGGCAGAGGGGAGAAATAATTGTGAATGATTATATGGAAACAAATGTGCCCGGGGTTTATGCGATTGGCGATGTTACGGCAAAAGTTATGCTCGCGCATGTAGCGTCCGCCCAGGGACGCCAGGCAGTAGAAAATATTCTGCATGAAAAGAGGCCCATGGATTACAGTATAATTCCAAGCTGTATTTTCACTCACCCGGAAATAGGGTCTGTCGGGTTAACGGAAACCAGGGCTAAGGATAAAGGTATTGATGTTACGACCGGCACCTTTCAATTCGCGGGGCTTGGAAAAGCGCAGGCAATGGGGGAAACAGAAGGTATAGCAAGATTAGTTGTGGAGAAAAATACGGACAGGGTCATAGGGGGGCAGATAATCGGCCCTGATGCGACAAGCCTTATTGCCGAAGTGGCGCTGGGAATAAGATTAAAGGCCACATCAAAAGACATAGGCGAAACGATACACGCGCATCCCACACTGCCTGAAGCGGTGATGGAGGCCGCGGAAGATGTCCATGGTTTATCGTGCCATTTGGCCAAAAAAAGAAAAGCTGATAAATAA